The window GCACACGAAGCTTTGCCTTTTCGATCGTTCTAGCAACCTATTTGGCGGGTCTCGCTGTTGGAAGCGCGTTGTATGTTCGTTTTGCCGATCGGCTATCCGACGCATGGGGAACCTTCGGCCTCCTGATCTCCGCCGCTGGCTTTATCGCTTTACTAGAAATCGCTAGCTTGAGCATATGGCAACTCCGCATACAAACAATCATTGGAAACGTGACGCTATCAGCTACTGGAAGCGAGTTTGCAAGCATGTGCACTCGGTTTTTAATAGCGGCGGTTGGAATCGTTTTCGTCCCGACTGTTCTGCTTGGAGCAGCTTTTCCGGCCGCCCTTCGATTAGTAACAAGAACACACGCGGCGGGGCGAGATGTAGGGACTGTTATCGCTCTAAATACTGCTGGCGGCATCGTCGGAACCTTGGTAACAGGGTTCTTTCTCGTACCGACGTTCGGTCTAGTACGCACTCTTGCAATCCTTGCAATTACAGCAGCGGCATTGGGCTTCTCCGCAGTCTTACGCGGTTCGATGGTTAGCTCCTCAATGCGATGGACGGTGTTGGCCATTGGATTCGTAACAGTAGCAATTGCTGTCATCACACCACCCGACCGTATGGGACGTCTGCTGGCATCAACACGTGGTGGCGGCAGGCTCACCTTCTACAAAGAAAGCACGGGTTCCACCGTCGCTGTACTAAAGCAAGTGAGCGGCCACCACACTCTAAGAAGACTTTACATTCAGGGGGTCTCAAACTCAGGCGACGCGATGCCTTCACTGCGCTACATGCGACTCCAGGCTCTACTTCCCCTTATCATTCATACGGGAGAGCCGCGCTCGGCGCTGGTCATTGGATTCGGCACCGGAATAACAGCTGGCGGTCTGCTGCAGTACCCACATCTTCAAACGAGGGTCTGTGCTGAGTTGCTGCCTGCGGTGGTGCAAGCTGGCTCCTCATTTGAAGGCAACTTCAACGCGGCCTCCGATCCGAGACTGCAGATTCGCATACGCGACGGACGTAAGGAACTGGTCCGAAGCACACAACGATACGACCTGATTACGTTAGAGCCACCTCCGCCGTCCGCTGCTGGCGTAGTGAATCTCTATTCGAGCGACTTCTACAAACTCGCAGCAAAGCGCCTCGAACCCAACGGTCTTATTGCACAATGGTTGCCTCTCGCCACCCAGAACGATGCTGACACACGCTCTCTGATGCGCAGCTTTCTCGATGTCTTCCCATACGCTACGCTATGGTCAACTGAACTCCACGAGATGCTGCTTGTCGGCTCCATGTCGCCGATTGAATTGAACCCCCAAGAGATCACGAAGCGATTCAATCAACCGACGGTTGTTTCATCGCTGCAAGAGGTCGGGGTTAAGTCGCCGGCCGCTTTGTTAGCTACTTGGATGATGGATCAGGAGGGCGTGAAGCACTACGTTGGTGATGCCCCCGCCGTAACTGACAATAATCCAAGTATTGAATACGCAGCTTGGGTGCGCCCTGGAGCGATCCAGTCCGTTCTGCCGAAATTGTTAGC is drawn from Edaphobacter lichenicola and contains these coding sequences:
- a CDS encoding fused MFS/spermidine synthase; this translates as MSAVKSGSASKKKSKDRSIGKPNPAINRPNRIYFNARRILFVSVLFLSGTASLIYQVLWVKQLSLVVGAEVYSVTTAVSAFFAGLAFGGAYFGRRADRLTQPFLVYPWLEAGIAVLSVATTVALCHSSSLFAAIETRASLLAWCLPFFLVGAPAFLMGGTLPIAVRFWMFGTERIAEAGGSVYASNTAGGIAGALLSTFVFLPHFGVHGTAYAAAALDLGAAAGAIALNRHSHKKQNATETLDSQALTRPAFFALTLYAIAGSVALGYEVVWSQAIVQFLSTRSFAFSIVLATYLAGLAVGSALYVRFADRLSDAWGTFGLLISAAGFIALLEIASLSIWQLRIQTIIGNVTLSATGSEFASMCTRFLIAAVGIVFVPTVLLGAAFPAALRLVTRTHAAGRDVGTVIALNTAGGIVGTLVTGFFLVPTFGLVRTLAILAITAAALGFSAVLRGSMVSSSMRWTVLAIGFVTVAIAVITPPDRMGRLLASTRGGGRLTFYKESTGSTVAVLKQVSGHHTLRRLYIQGVSNSGDAMPSLRYMRLQALLPLIIHTGEPRSALVIGFGTGITAGGLLQYPHLQTRVCAELLPAVVQAGSSFEGNFNAASDPRLQIRIRDGRKELVRSTQRYDLITLEPPPPSAAGVVNLYSSDFYKLAAKRLEPNGLIAQWLPLATQNDADTRSLMRSFLDVFPYATLWSTELHEMLLVGSMSPIELNPQEITKRFNQPTVVSSLQEVGVKSPAALLATWMMDQEGVKHYVGDAPAVTDNNPSIEYAAWVRPGAIQSVLPKLLALRTPPPVRSADSSFLSEIQEQQASLFGFYDAGIAAYNGDRDLWQATIANVLQHDHDNPYYLWVLGDDQQ